A window of the Candidatus Aminicenantes bacterium genome harbors these coding sequences:
- a CDS encoding DUF1667 domain-containing protein yields the protein MIDKMTCIQCPAGCELEVGEADGRLEIRGNECEKGVEFAQNEIRDPRRNLATSVPVKGNATRMVSVRLSGPVPRDRIFPILDAISGLRPEPPVRRGQVLISDVLGSGVDVIATRTINE from the coding sequence ATGATTGACAAGATGACCTGCATCCAGTGCCCGGCCGGCTGCGAGCTGGAGGTCGGGGAGGCGGACGGCCGGCTCGAGATCCGCGGCAACGAATGTGAGAAGGGTGTCGAATTTGCCCAAAATGAGATCCGCGATCCACGCCGGAATCTGGCCACGTCCGTCCCCGTGAAGGGAAACGCGACCCGGATGGTCTCGGTCCGGTTGAGCGGACCCGTCCCGCGCGACCGGATCTTTCCGATCCTGGACGCCATCTCCGGCCTCCGGCCCGAGCCTCCTGTGCGGCGCGGCCAAGTTCTGATCTCCGATGTCCTCGGCTCGGGCGTCGACGTCATCGCCACCCGCACGATTAATGAATAG
- a CDS encoding NAD(P)/FAD-dependent oxidoreductase has translation MNAGMLPAVEKRDVVVIGGGPAGMTAALGAKRAGAADVLLVERDRNLGGILNQCVHDGFGLFLYKKSISGPEFAERLAEDVEREGIAVQTGAMVLDLGPDRLLRLNAPDGYRLIRAGAVVLAMGCRERTRDMIEIPGMRPAGVLTAGSAQALVNLQNIRIGREAVILGSGDIGLIMARRLTFEGIKVKGVFEIMPWPGGLERNIRQCLKDFGIPLELSRTVVEIRGRERLSAVVTARVDERLMPVAGTEEIVPCDTLLLSVGLIPENELAKRAGIALSPLTGGAVVDETFMTGVEGIFSCGNVLHIHDIADWAAAEGLAAGRRAAEYVLGLRSLAETVRVSAAGYLRYALPQAVHRGARDVTVHFRVARPVRGLKVEARGVETGRRCGGRRLARAIPSEMQTILLKGPIEEDIEVGGHD, from the coding sequence GTGAACGCCGGGATGCTTCCCGCCGTTGAAAAGAGGGACGTCGTCGTTATCGGCGGCGGACCGGCCGGCATGACGGCGGCGCTGGGCGCCAAGCGGGCCGGGGCGGCGGACGTCCTGCTCGTCGAGCGGGACCGGAACCTGGGCGGCATCCTCAATCAATGCGTCCACGACGGCTTCGGACTTTTTCTGTATAAGAAGTCGATCTCCGGTCCCGAATTCGCCGAGCGCCTGGCCGAGGATGTCGAGCGCGAGGGCATCGCCGTTCAAACCGGGGCGATGGTCCTCGACCTCGGTCCCGACCGGCTCCTGCGCCTCAATGCGCCGGACGGCTACCGGCTGATCCGGGCCGGGGCGGTGGTCCTGGCCATGGGCTGCCGCGAGCGGACGCGGGATATGATCGAGATCCCCGGTATGCGGCCGGCCGGTGTTCTGACGGCGGGAAGCGCCCAGGCCCTGGTCAACCTCCAGAACATCCGGATCGGACGTGAGGCGGTCATTCTCGGCTCGGGCGACATCGGGCTGATCATGGCCCGCCGGCTGACCTTTGAGGGCATCAAAGTCAAGGGCGTGTTCGAGATCATGCCCTGGCCCGGCGGGCTGGAGCGCAACATCCGCCAATGCCTCAAGGACTTCGGCATCCCCCTGGAGCTGTCGCGGACGGTGGTCGAGATCCGGGGCCGGGAGCGGCTCTCGGCCGTCGTTACAGCCAGGGTCGACGAGAGGCTCATGCCCGTGGCTGGGACGGAAGAGATCGTCCCCTGCGACACGCTGCTCCTTTCGGTCGGGCTGATCCCGGAGAACGAGCTGGCCAAGCGGGCCGGGATCGCGCTGTCGCCGCTTACGGGCGGGGCGGTCGTTGACGAGACGTTCATGACCGGGGTGGAGGGCATCTTCTCCTGCGGCAATGTGCTCCATATCCACGACATCGCTGATTGGGCGGCGGCCGAGGGGCTGGCGGCCGGGCGGCGCGCGGCCGAATACGTCCTGGGCCTGCGTTCCTTGGCGGAGACCGTACGGGTTTCGGCCGCCGGGTATCTCCGCTATGCCCTCCCCCAAGCCGTCCACCGCGGCGCGCGGGATGTGACGGTCCATTTCCGCGTCGCCCGCCCGGTCCGCGGCCTAAAAGTGGAAGCCCGCGGAGTCGAGACCGGCCGGCGCTGCGGCGGGCGGCGGCTCGCCCGCGCGATTCCTTCGGAAATGCAGACGATCCTCCTCAAGGGCCCCATCGAGGAGGACATCGAGGTCGGCGGACATGATTGA
- a CDS encoding NAD(P)/FAD-dependent oxidoreductase, with protein sequence MHETKPPSPSPDPFDGAIYDVAVIGGGVVGCAVLRELSRFDLRICLLEKESDLAEGISKANSGVIHAGFNVPPGSLKARLNVEGLGLIYGLAARLGVPHRLTGKLVVALSEGDFPRLGELLAQGERSGVPGLEIVDRAGIERLAPGVRGLRALLSARTGIISPYELTIALAESAVANGAAVALDAPVTSVGCRTDGFRLTTPRDVVTARRVVNAAGLFADEVAALAGIEGYCVFPFRGEYLIADREAGAALSMPVYPVPPRDDSYLGVHITPTLEGNVLLGPSSEAVGDKRDTASTRAVMDKLKAEAFDLVPSLRRFPFIHSYAGLRPKLIAPGGASLMADFVIEESGRRPGWINLLGIESPGLTAAPAIARRVVEMIGAHRDLAEKSDFKPDRPAPPDFSRLDDAERAAHAAADPKWGEMVCRCEHVTRAEVEAALRNPFGVRTMDGLKRRTRCGMGRCQGGFCGPRIVEILQKEGVPLDRISKRGGESRMFFGRIKP encoded by the coding sequence ATGCACGAAACGAAACCTCCCTCCCCGTCGCCTGATCCGTTCGACGGCGCCATCTACGACGTGGCCGTCATCGGCGGCGGGGTGGTCGGCTGCGCCGTCCTGCGGGAGCTCTCACGCTTCGACCTGCGGATCTGCCTTTTGGAGAAAGAGTCCGACCTGGCCGAGGGGATCAGCAAGGCCAACAGCGGGGTCATCCACGCCGGATTCAATGTCCCGCCGGGTTCGCTCAAGGCCCGTTTAAATGTCGAGGGCCTAGGGCTGATCTACGGTCTGGCGGCCCGGCTTGGCGTGCCCCATCGCCTGACCGGCAAGCTCGTGGTCGCCCTATCCGAGGGCGATTTTCCGCGGCTCGGGGAGCTTCTGGCCCAGGGCGAGAGGAGCGGCGTCCCGGGGCTGGAGATCGTCGACCGGGCCGGCATCGAGCGGCTGGCGCCGGGCGTGCGAGGCCTGCGAGCCCTGCTGTCGGCCCGTACCGGGATCATCTCGCCCTACGAACTGACGATCGCGCTGGCCGAGAGCGCCGTCGCCAACGGGGCCGCGGTGGCCCTGGATGCGCCGGTGACGTCGGTCGGCTGCCGGACGGACGGATTCCGGCTGACGACGCCGCGCGACGTCGTGACCGCGCGCCGGGTGGTCAACGCGGCCGGGCTGTTCGCCGACGAAGTCGCCGCCCTGGCCGGGATCGAAGGCTACTGCGTCTTTCCCTTCCGGGGAGAGTACCTCATCGCCGACAGGGAGGCGGGAGCGGCGCTGTCGATGCCCGTCTATCCGGTCCCGCCGCGGGACGATTCCTACCTGGGCGTTCACATCACGCCGACGCTGGAAGGCAACGTCCTGCTCGGCCCAAGCTCGGAGGCCGTCGGCGACAAGCGCGACACCGCCTCCACCCGGGCCGTCATGGACAAGCTCAAGGCCGAGGCGTTCGATCTTGTTCCGAGCCTGCGGCGCTTCCCGTTCATTCACAGCTATGCCGGCCTGCGGCCCAAGCTGATCGCCCCGGGCGGCGCGTCGCTGATGGCGGATTTCGTCATTGAGGAGAGCGGGCGGCGGCCCGGGTGGATCAACCTTCTAGGCATCGAGTCGCCCGGGCTGACGGCAGCCCCGGCCATCGCCCGTCGGGTCGTCGAGATGATCGGGGCGCACAGGGACCTCGCCGAAAAGTCCGACTTCAAGCCGGACCGGCCCGCCCCTCCCGATTTCTCGCGCCTGGACGACGCCGAGCGGGCGGCGCACGCAGCGGCCGATCCGAAATGGGGCGAGATGGTCTGCCGCTGCGAGCACGTGACCCGGGCCGAGGTCGAGGCTGCGCTTCGCAACCCCTTCGGCGTCCGGACTATGGACGGCCTCAAGCGGCGGACACGCTGCGGCATGGGCCGCTGCCAGGGCGGATTCTGCGGGCCCCGGATTGTCGAAATATTGCAGAAGGAAGGGGTGCCCCTGGACAGGATCAGCAAGCGCGGTGGGGAATCGCGGATGTTTTTTGGGAGGATCAAGCCGTGA